A genomic region of Alligator mississippiensis isolate rAllMis1 chromosome 6, rAllMis1, whole genome shotgun sequence contains the following coding sequences:
- the SLF2 gene encoding SMC5-SMC6 complex localization factor protein 2 isoform X2: MTRHLGAGSSQGSPAGTPRRHFKPAAAEEGAGDGSRNHSITDYFKPASKRERRNVKNGEVGLSVIHAERFEKAISSPEKGRRKKMPVQTPTKSPVLDAFLRGAKKEKKDNPATSENSRLYITQSTIYPKVVVRKLLIEQLQDPGGITKKQKDVKHDLGRSEKCPVLPRIPLSCGNSRERRTDYVDLAEASSGSNKRVLTPEADAPKDNARSIGNMNGTSWSPRALHSPVLQHTPSNSQFRLSFYNREREKKKQRMERAKQHSVTPVKALSGTSVSNQDNGGLLRKRSYSASWETSSDQSSESKLVSKPKVPSPNQSGRSSEKSVNLLESQSFPSLRLNSEISSEPSKHTEFPGKRKRISMHTEMKNEKDNSSPVDSRSGCNASTNDQMSVADSKENNLQLTGSQLFLEKSRPFSQEKTGITNSPHQLTRIHADTVYTKETKRLPHSSQVQTASVSPLVLGAKKERDPLSPTEPVLCKAGNTQHPSNSNRSFSKSRKNCEKTSEDASKLPTVEISEKPVSSVRTGKKSVARSLSFKGSANNPSSSQFLNELDTESHTVETSVLNGNLRNSFDSEDESIECNLESEEEELLLPLQEILSLSSKPQNRTPDRACLQDLSQDTMSPSPKLPLLKFPVVTKVSYVNSLEHLVKEKEESKRVAELEKQLQKDIQQSEVSSSVEVEDESTQEDGDLSEEHRAFLQRFSVITDVIPDYHPGEEIFHFSNSGRIFNHHNLDLRNFGFHSQNPIEKLLLSSEVRQQLSLTTQGFLSSAYSCTQCPTPVLKWLFQMMSVHSDCYVSTRVLDMLMEMTIKNASIGAEHFRPWVPSLSDISAVLINMGVHFSTLFPLKHLQPSFSEGDILSKMQMLVMKPASGNISSGPAFSCLPETNLINVIKFLAFCTTIYQDVYTDQELLLLLLLLFKISLEKLLKQIPLIDLQCLLIKLLKSIRDWDAKMSELCLAMSDLSSHHHDLLWLVQLVPSWVTRGRQVRRCLSLIIISKCLNQKNTRIPETSDQQLSLLYQYLVYIKPSSILKKKLEERMDQQGDLTGEYLQTELDQQAYYLTYILLHLVSEVCCFDVLNSNQRQHLLRLCSALDKHVKCDIRENARLFYRTKVKDLVARIYGKWQEMIQNSRPTQGKLHDFWVPDS, encoded by the exons aaacCATTCTATTACGGACTACTTCAAACCAGCTTCAAAACGAG AGAGAAGAAATGTAAAAAATGGAGAGGTTGGACTGTCAGTCATACATGCAGAACGATTTGAAAAGGCAATATCTTCTCCAGAGAAAGGTAGAAGGAAAAAGATGCCTGTCCAAACACCAACCAAGAGTCCAGTGCTAGATGCCTTTCTGAGAGGagctaagaaagaaaaaaaggacaatCCAGCCACTTCAGAAAACAGTAGATTGTACATTACGCAGAGCACCATATATCCGAAGGTTGTGGTTAGAAAACTCCTTATAGAACAGTTGCAAGACCCTGGAGGTATAACCAAAAAGCAAAAGGATGTTAAGCATGACCTGGGGAGAAGTGAGAAGTGTCCAGTTTTACCAAGAATACCGTTGTCTTGTGGCAATAGTAGAGAACGGAGGACTGATTATGTGGATCTAGCGGAGGCCAGTTCAGGCTCCAACAAACGGGTTTTGACACCAGAAGCTGATGCTCCGAAGGACAACGCCAGAAGTATTGGTAACATGAATGGTACTTCGTGGAGTCCAAGAGCACTCCactccccagtgctgcagcacaccCCTAGTAATTCTCAATTTAGGTTATCCTTTTacaacagagaaagagagaagaagaaacaaagaATGGAACGAGCTAAGCAGCATTCTGTCACCCCAGTAAAGGCACTCTCTGGAACAAGCGTATCAAATCAG GACAATGGAGGTCTCTTAAGGAAGAGATCATACTCTGCTTCATGGGAGACTTCTTCAG ATCAGTCTTCTGAATCGAAACTGGTTTCAAAACCCAAAGTACCTTCTCCAAACCAATCTGGACGATCATCTGAAAAATCTGTTAACCTGTTGGAAAGCCAGTCCTTTCCATCACTTCGCCTTAACTCAGAAATTTCTTCTGAACCGTCCAAACACACAGAGTTTCCTGGAAAAAGAAAACGGATCTCCATGCAtacagaaatgaaaaatgaaaaagataaCTCTTCTCCTGTGGATTCACGTTCTGGATGCAATGCAAGTACAAATGATCAAATGTCTGTTGCAGATTCcaaagaaaataatttgcaaCTAACTGGCTCACAACTCTTTTTGGAAAAGTCTCGTCCTTTTTCTCAAGAAAAAACTGGAATAACGAATTCTCCCCATCAGTTAACAAGAATTCATGCGGACACTGTGtatacaaaagaaacaaaacgCCTACCACATTCTTCCCAGGTTCAGACGGCCAGTGTGTCACCTTTGGTATTGGGCGCTAAGAAAGAGCGAGACCCACTGAGCCCGACAGAACCTGTCCTCTGTAAAGCTGGTAATACACAGCATCCCTCAAATTCAAACAGAAGCTTTTCTAAATCAAGAAAGaactgtgaaaaaacctcagaagaTGCTTCTAAGCTGCCGACAGTGGAAATTTCTGAGAAGCCTGTATCTTCAGTAAGGACTGGTAAAAAAAGTGTTGCACGTTCACTGTCTTTTAAAGGTTCAGctaataaccctagctcttcaCAGTTTTTAAATGAGTTGGACACTGAAAGCCACACAGTAGAGACTTCTGTGCTGAATGGGAATTTAAGGAACAGTTTTGATAGTGAAGATGAGAGTATTGAATGCAATCTGGAAAGTGAAGAAGAAGAATTACTCTTACCACTGCAGGAAATCCTGTCTTTGAGTTCCAAACCACAAAATAGAACCCCAGACAGAGCTTGTCTTCAGGATCTTTCACAGGATACCATGTCTCCCTCACCAAAACTTCCT CTTTTAAAGTTTCCCGTTGTTACTAAAGTGTCTTATGTGAAcagcctggagcatcttgtgaAGGAGAAAGAAGAATCCAAAAG GGTGGCTGAATTGGAGAAGCAGCTACAGAAAGACATTCAGCAATCAGAAGTAAGTTCTTCAGTTGAAGTAGAGGATGAAAGCACCCAAGAAGATGGAGATCTTTCAGAAGAGCACAG GGCATTTTTACAGAGATTTTCAGTAATAACTGATGTGATTCCCGATTACCACCCTGGGGAAGAGATATTTCACTTCTCAAACTCTGGAAGAATCTTCAATCACCATAACCTTGACTTGAGGAATTTTGGATTCCACTCTCAAAATCCTATAGAAAAACTCCTCCTtag CTCTGAAGTAAGACAGCAGCTTTCTTTAACAACTCAGGGGTTCCTCAGTTCTGCTTACAGTTGTACTCAGTGCCCCACGCCAGTTTTAAAGTGGCTGTTTCAG ATGATGTCAGTTCATTCAGACTGTTATGTTTCAACACGGGTGTTGGACATGTTGATGGAGATGACAATTAAAAATg CTTCTATTGGTGCTGAACATTTTAGAccctgggttccctccctgtCTGACATATCAGCTGTGTTGATCAATATGGGAGTTCACTTTAGCACTCTCTTTCCTCTGAAACATCTTCAGCCCAGCTTCAGTGAAGGTGATATTTT ATCCAAAATGCAAATGTTAGTGATGAAACCAGCAAGTGGAAACATCTCTTCAGGTCCAGCTTTCTCTTGTCTGCCAGAAACCAATCTGATTAATGTCATCAAG tttttagCTTTTTGTACAACTATATATCAGGATGTCTATACAGACCAAGAATTATTGCTACTGCTGTTATTGCTGTTCAAAATAAGCCTGGAAAAACTATTGAAGCAAATTCCGTTAATAGACCTTCAGTGCCTTCTGATAAAACTGCTGAAAAGTATAAGAGACTGGGATGCCAAG ATGTCTGAATTGTGCCTGGCAATGAGTGACCTTTCTAGTCACCACCATGACCTCCTGTGGTTGGTTCAGCTGGTCCCTAGCTGGGTAACACGTGGAAG aCAAGTAAGAAGATGCCTTAGCCTCATAATCATTTCAAAATGTCTTAACCAAAAGAATACAAGAATACCAGAGACCAGTGACCAGCAG CTCTCTCTCCTGTATCAGTATCTGGTGTACATAAAGCCTTCTAGTATATTAAAGAAGAAGTTAGAAGAAAGAATGGACCAGCAGGGTGACCTCACTGGAGAATACCTTCAGACAGAGCTAGATCAGCAG GCTTACTATCTGACCTACATTCTTCTTCACTTGGTCAGTGAAGTTTGTTGCTTTGATGTTCTGAATTCTAATCAGAGG cAACACTTACTGAGGCTCTGCAGTGCCCTAGATAAACATGTGAAGTGTGATATTAGGGAAAATGCAAGACTGTTCTACAGAACTAAG gTGAAAGACTTAGTTGCTAGGATATATGGCAAGTGGCAGGAAATGATACAAAACTCTCGTCCTACTCAG gGGAAACTGCATGATTTCTGGGTGCCAGATTCATGA